GGTGGCGGTCCTGGTGATGGTCGAGGCGATCGGCCGCCTGCTGCCCGGTGTGCTCGGCAACGTCCACTCGGCCGTCGACGACTCGTTCGCGCCGGGGGCGATGCAGAACCTGCTGGAGGGGCCCGTCTACACCAAGCCGCCGGTCTGGCGAGGCCGGGAGGTGCCCGAGGTGTTGCTGTCCGGACACCACGGCAAGGTGGCGAGGTGGCGCAGGGACGAGGCGCTGCGCCGTACCATGAAGAACCGGCCCGACCTGCTCGAGGCGCTCGACGCCGCGACGCTTGACAAGCGCGACAGGGAGCTGCTGCTCTCGTTTCGCGCTGAGCCGGAAGATATGGCAGACTGAATCGCTGGTGTGCCCGTCGTAGGCCACCTGATTCATCCAAACCAGCAGGCGTGTCCCCCTCGTCGCGGCGTCAAGGCGCTGCCGGGTGGACCTCCGCATGCTCGCTAAACGTTGAGGATACGCTCTCATGCACACGAAGATCCAGGAGCTCGAGAAGGCCACCCTTCGCAGCGACGTCCCGGCCTTCCGCCCCGGTGACACGCTCGAGGTGCACGTCCGAGTCGTCGAAGGCAACCGCTCCCGCGTCCAGGTCTTCAAGGGCTTCGTGCTCCGCCGCCAGGGCAGTGGCGCCCGCGAGACCTTCACGGTCCGCAAGGTCAGCTACGGTGTCGGCGTCGAGCGCACCTTCCCGGTGCACAGCCCGATCATCGAGAAGATCGCGCTGCTGACCCGCGGTGACGTCCGTCGCGCCAAGCTCTACTACATGCGCGACCTGCGCGGCAAGGCCGCCCGCATCCGCGAGAAGCGCGAGGCGCTGCCCGCCGGCAAGTAAGGCTTCCCACCGACGACCCCGTGACCCACAGGTCATGGGGTCGTTTGGCTTTGCAGCGACATTTCCTTTATGTGGAGCGACGCTGGGACACGTGTAGCCTCCCTCGGGCAGGGCCTTCATCTAGGCTCGTCAGCGATGAGAAGCGAGAGCCGGGACCAGGTGGACGCAGTTGCCTCCAAGAGGAAAGGGTCGTTCTGGAAAGAGCTTCCCGTGCTCGTGGTCGTGGCCCTGCTGCTCGCTCTGGTCGTGAAGACGTTCGTGCTCCAGGCGTTCTACATCCCGTCGGAGTCGATGGAGAACACCCTGCTGACCAACGACAGGGTCCTGGTGAACAAGCTCGTCTACCACACGCGTGACGTCGAGCGCGGCGACGTGGTCGTCTTCTCCGGCACCGACTCGTGGGACGGGCGCGACACCCCCGAGGAGCCCGCCAACCCCGTCGCCGCCTTCTTCCGCTGGGTGGGCACCGCCTTCGGCGTCGTGCCCGGCCAGAAGGACTACATCAAGCGCGTCATCGGAGTCGGCGGCGACACGGTCACGTGCTGCGACGCCAAGGGACGCGTCACGGTCAACGGGACAGCGCTGGACGAATCGTCTTACCTCTATCCTGGCAACGTGCCCTCCCAGACCTTCTTCGCGGCCAAGGTGCCCCAGGGGCGGCTCTGGGTGATGGGCGACCATCGGCAGGTGTCGCTCGACTCCCGCGAGCACACCGCCGACCCCGGCGGCGGCACGATCCCTGTCGACCAGGTCGTCGGCCGCGCCTTCCTCATCGTCTGGCCCTTCTCCCGGGCCACGACCCTGTCCATCCCCGAGACGTTCGCGCAGCCCGCCGCCGCTCTGGCAGGGGCGGCTCCGGCCATGGCCGGGTTCGC
This window of the Nonomuraea africana genome carries:
- the rplS gene encoding 50S ribosomal protein L19, with translation MHTKIQELEKATLRSDVPAFRPGDTLEVHVRVVEGNRSRVQVFKGFVLRRQGSGARETFTVRKVSYGVGVERTFPVHSPIIEKIALLTRGDVRRAKLYYMRDLRGKAARIREKREALPAGK
- the lepB gene encoding signal peptidase I → MLVVVALLLALVVKTFVLQAFYIPSESMENTLLTNDRVLVNKLVYHTRDVERGDVVVFSGTDSWDGRDTPEEPANPVAAFFRWVGTAFGVVPGQKDYIKRVIGVGGDTVTCCDAKGRVTVNGTALDESSYLYPGNVPSQTFFAAKVPQGRLWVMGDHRQVSLDSREHTADPGGGTIPVDQVVGRAFLIVWPFSRATTLSIPETFAQPAAALAGAAPAMAGFAGALPLVWLRRRWLARR